The Anaeromyxobacter sp. Fw109-5 genomic interval GAGGGGGTAGCGCGACGCGATCTCGCCAGGGTCCCGCAGCCACACCGGCTCCCCGGTGCGGAAGGCGTCCGCGTGCGGCAGCCGATCCTCCGCGGAGACGGTGCGCAGGCGCGTGCGGAACTGCTCGGACAGGCCGACGGTGCGCACCAGCGCGAGCACCCCCGGCTCGCGCTCCAGGAAGAGGGAGACCGCGCGCGCCCCCACGAGCGAGAGCCCGCGGTCGAGGACGATGTTCGCCACCTCTTCGATGGTCGCGGCGGCGGACAGCGCGTCCGAGAGGGCGTGGAGCTGCTCGCAGCGCGCGAGGCGCGCCTGGGGATCGGCCGGCTGCAGGGAGGCGGGTGGCGGCACGGGAAGGAAGACTTACCAGGCCTCGAGGGACCGCAGCCGACCTGTTCGGGCTGGCGCCTCGTGCGCGTGCCGCGCCCCCGGGTCCGGGCGGTTAGGGAGCGCTCACGATGGCCTTCTTCCAGGACCCGCCCAGGCTCGCCAACGCCTACCTGTCGGACCCGCTCCTCCGCGAGCACCTCGCCCGGGCACTGTCCGGGACGCTGCCGGAGGCCGAGCCGGAGCTCGAGCACCTCGGTGAGCTCGCGGCGGGACGGCTGTTCGCGCAGCAGGCCGCGGAGCGCCACCTGGAGCCGAGGCTCGAGCCCTTCGACGCCTGGGGCCGCCGGGTGGACCGCGTCGAGCTCACGCCGCTCTGGCGCGAGGCCGCCGCGCTGGCGGCGCGGCACGGACTCGTGGCCGCCGCGTACGAGCGGCGCCACGGGGGCGCGTCGCGCGTGCACCAGCTCGCGCTCGTGTACGTGCTCGAGCCTTCGCTCGACGTGTACGCCTGCCCGCTCGCGATGACCGACGGCGCCGCGCGGACGCTCCTCGACGCGGGGAACGCGGCGCTCGTCGCGCGCGCCCTGCCGCGCCTCACCTCGCGCGACCCCGCGCGCATGTGGACGAGCGGCCAGTGGATGACGGAGCGGACCGGCGGCTCGGACGTCTCCGGCACCGAGACCGTCGCCCGGCGCGACGGCGAGGCGTGGCGGCTCCACGGGACGAAGTGGTTCTCGTCGGCGACCACCGCGGAGATGGCGCTCGCGCTGGCGAGGCCGGACGGCGCGCCCGCCGGCTCGCGCGGGCTCGCGCTCTTCTACCTCGAGACGCGCGACGAGGACGGCTCCACGAACGGCGTGCTCGTGAACCGGCTCAAGGAGAAGCTCGGCACCCGCAAGCTCCCGACGGCGGAGCTGACCCTCGACGGCGCCCTCGCGCTGCCGGTCTCGGGGCTCGCCGACGGCGTCCGCGCCGTCGCGCCGATGCTGACCGTGACGCGCACCTGGAACTCCGTCGTGGCCGCCGCCGGGATGCAGCGCGCGCTCGCGCTCGCGCGCGATTACGCGCGCCGCCGCGCGGCGTTCGGCGCGCCCCTCGCGCGGAAGCCCCTCCACGCGGACACGCTCGCCGGGCTCGAGGCGGAGCGCGAGGGGGCGTTCCTGCTGGCGTTCCGGGCGGCGGCCCTCCTCGGCCGCGCCGAGTGCGGCGAGGCGAGCGACGCGGAGCGGCTCGCGCTGCGTGCCGTGACGCCGCTCGCGAAGCTCACCACGGGCAAGCAGGCCGTGGCGGTCGCCTCCGAGGCGCTCGAGTGCTTCGGCGGTGCCGGCTACGTCGAGGACACCGGCCTCCCGCGGCTGCTCCGCGACGCGCAGGTGCTGCCGATCTGGGAGGGCACGACCAACGTGCTCGCCCTCGACGTCCTGCGGGCGCTCGCCGGGGAGGGTACGGCCGAGGCGCTCGCGGCCGAGATCCGCCGCCACCTCGGCGACGCCCGCGAGCCCTCGCTCCGGCCGGCGATCGAGGCGGCGCGAGGCGCCCTCGAGCGAGCGCGCGCGTGGCTCGCCGAGACGGGCGGCCCGGCGCGCGAGGCGGGCGCGCGGCGCCTGGCGCTCACCCTCGGGCGCGCGCTCGAGCTCGCCCTCCTGATCTCGCACGCGCAGTGGTGCCTCGACCGGGGCCGCGGCCCCCGCGCGCTCGCCGCCGCGCGCCGCCTCGCGCGGCACGGCGTCGATCTCCTCGCCGCGGAGGAGCCCGGCCCGGAGGAGCTCGCGCTGCTCGCGGGGACCGCCGCGGACGGGGCCGATTCGTGAGCGCCGGGCTCGCCCCGCCCTTCGACGGGCTCGGGGCGAGCGGAGGCGCGAGGGGCTGCGCGGGATCCGGCCTCCGGCGAGCTCGACCGCTCAGGCCGCTCGTCCCGAGCGAGGCGACCGGCTGAGGTCCCCTACTCCATCGCCGCGCCGCTCGACACCGGGTGCGCGGGGTCCTCCTGCACCACCACGGTCTTCACGTTCACGAACTCGCGGATGCCGTCGCGCGCGAGCTCGCGGCCGTAGCCGGAGCGCTTCACGCCGCCGAACGGGAGGCGCGGATCGGAGGCGACCATCGCGTTCACGAACGTCGCGCCCGCGGCGAGCTCGTCCACGAAGCGGCGCCGCTCCTCGGCGTCGTTCGTCCACACGCTCGAGCCCAGGCCGAACGGGACGTCGTTCGCGACCGCGATCGCCTCGTCCACGCTCCCCACGCGGTACAGCGCCGCGACCGGGCCGAAGATCTCGTCGCGGTAGGCGGGCGACGAGGGCGGGATGTCCCTGATGACGGTCGGAGGATAGTAGGCACCCTTGCGCGCGAGCGGCGCGCCGCCGACGAGCACGCGCGCGCCGGCCTTCACCGCGGCGGCCACCTGCGCGACGAGCTTGTCGCGCTCGGCCATGCTCGAGAGGGGGCCGACGTCCGTCGCCGGATCCATCGGATCGCCCACCTCGAGCGCCGCCATCCGCTCGACGAACGCCTGCTGGAAGCGGTCGTAGATCGCCTCGTGGACGATGAAGCGCTTCGCGGCGATGCAGGACTGGCCGTTGTTGATCGTCCGCGCCGTCACGGCGGTCGCGACCGCCTGCTCGAGGTTGGCGCTCGGCATCACCACGAAGGGATCGCTGCCCCCGAGCTCGAGCACGGTCTTCTTGATGACCCGCCCCGCGGTGGAGGCCACCGCGGCGCCCGCCGCCTCGCTGCCGGTGAGCGTCGCGGCCGCGACGCGGTCGTCCTCCAGGACGCGCGCGACGCGCGAGGAGCCGACGAGCAGCGTCTGGAAGGCGCCCTCCGGGAAGCCGGCCTCGCGGAAGACCTCCTCGATCGCGAGGGCGCACTGCGGCACGTTCGAGGCGTGCTTCAGGAGCCCGACGTTGCCGGCCATGAGCGCCGGCGCGGCGAAGCGGAACACCTGCCAGAAGGGGAAGTTCCACGGCATCACCGCGAGCACCGGCCCGATGGGCAGGTAGCGCACGAACGAGCGGGTCGCGGAGGCCTTCACCTCCTCGTCCGCGAGGAAGCGCTCCGCGTTCTCCGCGTAGTAGCGGCAGACCCACGCGCACTTCTCCGCCTCGCCCACGGCCGACCGGAAGGTCTTCCCCATCTCGGCCGTCATGGTGCGCCCCCAGTGCTCCTTCCGGCGGTCGAGCACCTCGGCGGCGCGGGTCATGAGCGCCGCGCGCTCCGCGAAGGGCCGGCGCCGCCACGCGGCGAACGTCTCGGCCGCGCGGGCCAGGCGCGCCTCCAGCTCGGCGTCGGTGAGCTCTTCGAAGCGGGCGAGGACCTCCCCGGTGGCGGGGTTCACGGACGTCATCGTGGCCACGAGATCCCTTCCTTTCCGCGCGTCTCGGTTCGGCGGTAATGTCGAACGTGTCCCATAGCACGGAGCGAGCGAGGTCGCCGCGCCCCCGGTACGTGGCGGCCGCGGCGGGCGCGATGGCGCTCTGGTCGGGGCTCGTGGCGTGGAGCCCGCCCGACTTCTTTCTCCTCGCGGCGGTGTTCAGCGCCGCCTGGATCGCCCTCTCGGCGACCGCCGCCCCGCCGGGACTCCTCGCGCGCCTGCGGCCCACCGTCGCGGACGTCGCCCTGGGCCTCGGCACGGGCGGCGCGCTGTACGGCCTCACCCGCGCGTTCCTCTGGGCGACGTGCGGCGGCCTCTCCGAGGCGCTCTGCCGGCCCCTCGTCGAGATGTACGTCCGGTTCGAGACGCGCGCGCTCTTCCCGGCGCTCGCGCTCGCCCTCCTCATCGCTCCCGCGGAGGAGCTCTTCTGGCGCGGCGTGGTGCAGCCCAGGCTCGAGGGGCGCCTCGGCGCGCCGGGCGCGGTGGCCCTCGCGACCGTCCTCGCGGCGGTCGTCGCGCTCGCGAGCGGCGAGCCGTTCCTCGCGCTCGCCACCCTCCCCACCTACGCGGTCTGGGGCGCGCTCACCGCGTGGCGCGGGAGCCTGGTGCCCGCCCTCGTGAGCCATGCGGCCTGGAGCGTGCTCGTGGCCTCCCTCGCACCCCCCGTGTGAACACCGCGGCGGGTCACGCGACGGGCAAGGTGAACCAGAAGGTGCTCCCCGCTCCTACGGCGCTCTCGACCCCGATGCGACCGCCGTGCGCCTCCACGATCCCGCGCGCGATGGCGAGCCCGAGGCCGGTGCCGCTGTAGGTCGCCCCCGCGCCACGGCGGTACGGCTCGAAGATCCGCTCCAGCTCGTCCGGAGCGATGCCCGGCCCCGTGTCCGAGACGGCGAACCGGACCGCCGCCGCGCGGGGTTCGGCGCGCACGCCGATCCGGCCCCCCGCCTCCGTCACCTTCACGGCGTTCGAGACGAGGTTCCCGAGCACCTGGAGGATCCGGTCGTGGTCGGCGAGAACGAGCGGGAGATCGGGGGCCGCGTCGACGTCCAGCTCCACCCCGTGGCCGCGGACGAGGCTCTGCATGGACTCGACCGCCTCTCGCACGAGCTCTCCGGGGCGGCGGGGCGACGGGTCCACCGTGAGGCGTCCGGCCTGCACCGCCGCGACGTCGAGCAGGTCGCCGATGAGCCGCTCCATGCGTCCGGCCGACCGCTGGATGACGTCCGCGATGGCGCCGAGGGCCTCCGGCACCGCGCTGGCGGCGGACGCCCGGAGGCGGTGCGCGCCCATGCGGATCGCGGAGAGCGGCGTCCGGAGATCGTGCGAGACCACGGCGAGGAGCTGCTCGCGCGCGCGCGCCTCGCGCCGGGCCGCCTCGAGGAGACGGGCGTTCTCGATCGCGAGGGCCGCGCGCCGGGCCAGCTCGACCGCGATCGGCACCGAGCGCTCGTCGAAGCACCGGCCGGAGGTGGACATCCCGAACGCGAAGGCGCCGATGACGCCCGCCGGACCGCGCAGCGGGACCGCGAGGTAGGAACGGATGGCGAGCCGCTCGAGGAGCGCCCGCCCCTCCGCGGTGCCGCCGACGAGCTCGGGGAACCGGCAGTCGGCGTCCTCGACGAGCAGCGTCTCTCCCTCGCGCAGCACGCGCCCGAGCCCGCGCTGGGCCTGGAGGTCGATGGGATACCGCTCCAGCACCTCGCGGGCGAGCGCGCGCCGTTCGGGGTCGGCGGTGTGGACCGCGATGCGCCTCAGCTTCCCCCCGGGCTCGAGCAGCACGATGGCGGACCAGTCGGCGAAGTCGGGCACCGCGAGCTCCGCCGCGCGGTCGAGCTGGGCGGTGAGCTCGGGGCGGGCCGCGAGCTCGTCGCTGACGCGCGCGAGGAGCGCGAGCTCCCGCGCGCGGGCGGAGAAGAAGCGCTCGCGCGCGTCGGCCGCGGCCCGCGCCGCCGCCGCGACCGCGTCGTGCAGCGCCCGCTCGAGCGCGGCGAGCGCGTCCACGGTGAGGACGGAGGCGTCCGCCCACGCGCGCACGACGCAGCCGCGGAGCGCGGACAGCTCCGAGATCACGGTCTCGACCTCCACGCCCTGCGCCGCCCGGTGGCGCCCGTGCGCGCCGGGATCCCCCGCCGTCCCGCCGCCGGCGAGCTCCGCGGCCACCCGATCCAGGAGCGCGGGGACGTCGTCCCGCAGCGCGGCGCGGGAGAGCTCGCGCGAACCCGGGAGCCCGCGGACCGCCGCTTCCCAGGCGGACAGGATCTCCTCCCTGCGCGCCCGGAGCATCTCGGCGGCGAGCACGGCGACGTGGGGGGGTGAGCCGCCGGGTTGCATCGCGTCAGCCCCGGCGCGGGTGCGGGGTGGGAGGGGTGGTGGGCCGGACGGTCTCCTGCTGCCGCGGCGCGAGCCGGTCCACGAGGAGCTCCTCGGCGGACAGCACCCACCCGCGCACGCCGCCGGGGCGCCGCCCCTCGTCCTCCGCGAGGGCGCGCCGGGCGGCCTCCTCGAACCGCGTTCGCGGTGGCAGCCCGGTGAGCGCCCAGTAGCGGTCGTCGCGTGGCAGGAGATCGTGCGAGAGCCCCTGCACGAGCTCCCGCACGACCTGCCACGGCGCATCCGAGACGAGCTTGAGCCAGAGGGCGGAGATGCGCGGGTGCGGGAGCGGCGCCTCGACGGCCGGTAGCGCCCGGCCGCGCAGCGCCGCGACGCGCTCCAGGATGTCGCGCACGGACAGCACCTCGGGCCCGGGGACGTCGTACCAGGCGCTCTCCGGCAGCGGCACGTCGAGCGCGGCGACGAGCGCCGCCACCACGTCCTCGATCGCGATCGGGCAGGAGCGCGACCGCGCCCACGCCGGCAGCACCATGGCCGGGAGCCGCATGGCGAGATCGCGCACGATGCGCCAGGAGGCGCTCCCCGGACCCACGATCATCGAGGCGCGGAGCTCGAGCGTGGGGACGCGTCCGGCGCGAAGCACCTCCCCCACCGCGAGCCGGCTCGCGAGGTGCTTCGAGGGGCGTCCGCGCGGCGCCACGCCGCCGAGATAGACGATCCGGCGAACGCCCGCGATCCCGGCCTCGCGGG includes:
- a CDS encoding NAD(P)H-binding protein, with amino-acid sequence MTGATGFVGQALVPALLARGRAVRATTRALRDDLDPRVEWVRADVTRPAELPAALEGVDAAYFLVHGMASGREDYADDERRAAAFFAREAGIAGVRRIVYLGGVAPRGRPSKHLASRLAVGEVLRAGRVPTLELRASMIVGPGSASWRIVRDLAMRLPAMVLPAWARSRSCPIAIEDVVAALVAALDVPLPESAWYDVPGPEVLSVRDILERVAALRGRALPAVEAPLPHPRISALWLKLVSDAPWQVVRELVQGLSHDLLPRDDRYWALTGLPPRTRFEEAARRALAEDEGRRPGGVRGWVLSAEELLVDRLAPRQQETVRPTTPPTPHPRRG
- a CDS encoding NAD-dependent succinate-semialdehyde dehydrogenase, whose product is MATMTSVNPATGEVLARFEELTDAELEARLARAAETFAAWRRRPFAERAALMTRAAEVLDRRKEHWGRTMTAEMGKTFRSAVGEAEKCAWVCRYYAENAERFLADEEVKASATRSFVRYLPIGPVLAVMPWNFPFWQVFRFAAPALMAGNVGLLKHASNVPQCALAIEEVFREAGFPEGAFQTLLVGSSRVARVLEDDRVAAATLTGSEAAGAAVASTAGRVIKKTVLELGGSDPFVVMPSANLEQAVATAVTARTINNGQSCIAAKRFIVHEAIYDRFQQAFVERMAALEVGDPMDPATDVGPLSSMAERDKLVAQVAAAVKAGARVLVGGAPLARKGAYYPPTVIRDIPPSSPAYRDEIFGPVAALYRVGSVDEAIAVANDVPFGLGSSVWTNDAEERRRFVDELAAGATFVNAMVASDPRLPFGGVKRSGYGRELARDGIREFVNVKTVVVQEDPAHPVSSGAAME
- a CDS encoding type II CAAX prenyl endopeptidase Rce1 family protein, whose amino-acid sequence is MALWSGLVAWSPPDFFLLAAVFSAAWIALSATAAPPGLLARLRPTVADVALGLGTGGALYGLTRAFLWATCGGLSEALCRPLVEMYVRFETRALFPALALALLIAPAEELFWRGVVQPRLEGRLGAPGAVALATVLAAVVALASGEPFLALATLPTYAVWGALTAWRGSLVPALVSHAAWSVLVASLAPPV
- a CDS encoding ATP-binding protein — its product is MQPGGSPPHVAVLAAEMLRARREEILSAWEAAVRGLPGSRELSRAALRDDVPALLDRVAAELAGGGTAGDPGAHGRHRAAQGVEVETVISELSALRGCVVRAWADASVLTVDALAALERALHDAVAAAARAAADARERFFSARARELALLARVSDELAARPELTAQLDRAAELAVPDFADWSAIVLLEPGGKLRRIAVHTADPERRALAREVLERYPIDLQAQRGLGRVLREGETLLVEDADCRFPELVGGTAEGRALLERLAIRSYLAVPLRGPAGVIGAFAFGMSTSGRCFDERSVPIAVELARRAALAIENARLLEAARREARAREQLLAVVSHDLRTPLSAIRMGAHRLRASAASAVPEALGAIADVIQRSAGRMERLIGDLLDVAAVQAGRLTVDPSPRRPGELVREAVESMQSLVRGHGVELDVDAAPDLPLVLADHDRILQVLGNLVSNAVKVTEAGGRIGVRAEPRAAAVRFAVSDTGPGIAPDELERIFEPYRRGAGATYSGTGLGLAIARGIVEAHGGRIGVESAVGAGSTFWFTLPVA
- a CDS encoding acyl-CoA dehydrogenase family protein; its protein translation is MAFFQDPPRLANAYLSDPLLREHLARALSGTLPEAEPELEHLGELAAGRLFAQQAAERHLEPRLEPFDAWGRRVDRVELTPLWREAAALAARHGLVAAAYERRHGGASRVHQLALVYVLEPSLDVYACPLAMTDGAARTLLDAGNAALVARALPRLTSRDPARMWTSGQWMTERTGGSDVSGTETVARRDGEAWRLHGTKWFSSATTAEMALALARPDGAPAGSRGLALFYLETRDEDGSTNGVLVNRLKEKLGTRKLPTAELTLDGALALPVSGLADGVRAVAPMLTVTRTWNSVVAAAGMQRALALARDYARRRAAFGAPLARKPLHADTLAGLEAEREGAFLLAFRAAALLGRAECGEASDAERLALRAVTPLAKLTTGKQAVAVASEALECFGGAGYVEDTGLPRLLRDAQVLPIWEGTTNVLALDVLRALAGEGTAEALAAEIRRHLGDAREPSLRPAIEAARGALERARAWLAETGGPAREAGARRLALTLGRALELALLISHAQWCLDRGRGPRALAAARRLARHGVDLLAAEEPGPEELALLAGTAADGADS